From the Merismopedia glauca CCAP 1448/3 genome, the window TCTTCACTAGCATGACCTGTAACTAGTAACAATTCTAAAAGCTTTTCGGCAGCTAAAAATGTGACTAAAAAAGGAGCAGTGGCTAGACTCAAGATAAATCCGGTGGAATCGCGAGACTTTGCCTCATCTTTTTCTAATCCTTCGATTGGTTTACTGTTTTTTTGAGACATGGCTTTATTATTTATTTTTATCTAAGAAAATAGTAGCGCAATACCTCAAGCAGAAGCCCTCGATCAAATTTGTTTCTGGTCAAGAGATTACCTGTCAGGTAAAAATTAAACTGGGAAACTTTAGCGCATCAAAGAATCAATCATGGGTAATACATTCGGACACCTATTTCGCGTCACCACCTTCGGCGAATCTCATGGGGGTGCTGTAGGTGTAATAATTGATGGTTGTCCCCCTCTGCTAGAAATTTCCCCAGAAGAGATTCAAGTCGAACTAGATCGTCGTCGTCCCGGTCAAAGTAAGATTACCACTCCGCGCAAAGAAAGCGATACCTGCGAGATTTTATCGGGGATGTTTGAAGGGAAAACCTTGGGAACGCCGATCGCTATTATGGTACGCAACCAAGACACTCGTCCGCAAGATTATGAGGAAATGTCGGTCACATATCGCCCTTCCCATGCCGATGCGACTTATGATGCTAAATATGGGATTCGGAATTGGCAAGGTGGCGGCAGATCTTCGGCTCGTGAGACAATTGGGAGAGTAGCGGCAGGAGCGATCGCCAAGAAAATATTACATCAAGTTGCTGGTGTGGAGATAGTCGGCTACGTTAAGCAAATTAAAGATCTAGAAGCCAATATTGACCCCCATACCGTTACTTTAGCCCAAGTAGAAAGTAATATCGTCCGTTGTCCCAATGCTGAGTCGGCTGAGGCGATGATTAAGTTAATCGAGCAAGTGACGCGGGAAAAAGATTCGATTGGGGGTGTAGTCGAGTGCGTGGCGAGAAACGTCCCTAAAGGTTTGGGTTCTCCTGTATTTGATAAATTAGAAGCGGATTTAGCTAAAGGAGTGATGTCTCTACCTGCTTCTAAAGGGTTTGAAATCGGTTCGGGATTTGCCGGAACTTTACTGACTGGTAGCCAGCATAACGACGAATTTTACACCGATGCAGCCGGAAATATCCGCACCACCACCAATCGTTCTGGGGGTATCCAAGGGGGTATCGCCAATGGAGAAGATATCGTGATTCGGGTAGCTTTTAAACCTACAGCCACCATTGGAAAAGAGCAAAAAACCGTTAATCGTGAAGGGGCAGAAACCACTCTAGCAGCCAAAGGAAGACACGATCCTTGCGTCTTACCTAGAGCCGTGCCAATGGTAGAAGCAATGGTAGCTTTAGTATTATGCGATCATCTGTTGCGCGATCGCGGTCAATGCCGAGTTTTTACGCCATAATTACCCATAATATATCTCTTGCATAAGTCCGATATTTCTGGCGTATCGGGATATGCGCTGCGCGCAGCCTGCGGCTACGGGAGTTGGGAGTGCTAGCCTACGGCACGCTGCGCTACGACAGGCTCAGCAACACGGGAATCGTTTCCAGCACTAAGGAGTTGGATTTCTCTGATTAATTAAAAAGTGCCTCAAACCCTTAGCATGAAACAATATTGCTTTAGTTTTCCAAGAGGTCTGATAATGATGAAAGGGCGATCGCTTCTAGTGCAGCAAGGCATGAATAACCAGTCAGTTCAAAAAAGCTCAAAAACTTATAGATCGAAGATTTTAACTTCTGACTTCTGACTTCTGACTTCATGTACTAGTATTTTAGTTATTTGAGCGTCCATTACCTTTTTGGCTCAACAGATATTCCCAGATTCGTCGAATTTCGGTCTGATTTTGGCGAATATCGACCTGATTTTGCCGTTGATAGGTGGCTAACTCGCAAAATATCTGGAGGACATCGCTGACTGAAGCTCTTAATTGGTGTATTTGTGCGGCATTTTGCTCTATAGCTTGAGAATGACGATCTATATACCTAGCGGCGGTTTCTAGCAATTTCTCAGTTTGAGTTAGTCTTTCTTCCGGTGTCATATAATTTAAATTAGTTTGAGATTCTCTCTATATCTTATGAGAGTGGCCAGCCTTTTCGGTTATCTGTATATCTCCAAGGCAGCAAGACTGAAGGCGATCGCGATAACGTAGAGAAAAAGCTGAAATTAATTTATGACTACTGCTACTATGACCCAAAATCCTTTATTAATTGGCAAAGGATTGCCTCCGTTTGAGCAAATTAAACCCGAACACGTAGTTCCGGCGATGAAAGAAATTCTAGCGGAACTAGAAGCTAAATTAACCGATTTAGAAGCTAATATTGCTCCAACTTGGACGGGTTTAGTTATTCCCTTAACTGAGATTGAGGAACGCTTAGGATGGACTTGGGGAGTTGTCGGACATTTAATGGGGGTGAAAAATAGTCCCGAACTCAGACAAGCTTATGAAGAGATTCAGCCTGAAGTAGTGCAATTTATCACTCGTTTCAGTCAAAGTAAGGCGTTATATCAAGGTTTTAAAGGGATTAGGAATTCGGAAACTTGGGATAGTCTAGAACCCGCTCAAAAACGGATTGTGGAGGCAGCGTTGCGAGATGCGGAACTTTCTGGGGTAGGCTTAGAAGGGGAACAGCGCGATCGCTTTAACCAAATCCAGTTAGAACTCGCTGAAATTACCACCAAGTTTTCTAATAACGTCCTCGACGCGACTCAGGCTTTCCAACTCAAACTGACTGAAGCAGCCGAAGTAGACGGATTGCCAGCCAGTGACCTCAGTTTAGCCGCTCAAACAGCTAGAAGTAAAGGTGAGGAAAATGCCACTCCAGAAGCTGGCCCTTGGGTAATAACTTTAGATTACCCCAGCTATGTCCCCTTCATGAAATATGCTACCAACCGCGAGTTACGAGAAAAGGTTTATCGAGCCTTTATTAGTCGCGCGGCGAGTGGAGATTTAGATAATAACCCAATTATCGAACGGGTATTAAAATTACGTCAGAAAAAAGCTGAAATACTTGGATTTTCAAGTTATGCAGAATTGAGTTTAGCCAAAAAAATGGCTCCTGATGTCGCCGCAGTGGAAAAACTTTTAGAAGAATTGCGTCAAGTGAGTTATGATGCAGCAGCTAAAGACTTGGAAGAGTTAAAAGCTTTTGCGGGAATTGAGGACTTGAAGCCTTGGGATACAGCTTTTTGGGCAGAAAAACAACAAGAAGCTAAATTCGCTTTTACTGACGAAGAGTTACGCCCATATTTTGCATTACCCCAAGTTTTAAATGGTTTATTTGAACTAGCCCAACGGATCTTCAATGTTAATATTACCCCAGCCGACGGACAAGCACCAGTTTGGCACGAAGATATCCGTTATTTTAAAGTAGAGAACGAACGGGGAGAAGCTATAGCTTATTTCTATCTCGATCCCTATTCTCGCCCAGCCGAAAAACGCGGTGGTGCTTGGATGAATGATTGCGTGGGTAGGGCAAAAATGACTGTAGAAGGCAAGGTTACTACTCGCCTACCTGTAGCTTATTTAATCTGCAATCAAACCCCCCCAGTAGACGATAAGCCCAGTCTGATGACTTTTGATGAGGTATCTACCCTCTTCCACGAATTTGGACACGGGTTGCAGCATATGCTCACTCAAGTAGATTATCCAGCCGCAGCAGGCATCAATAATGTAGAGTGGGATGCAGTGGAGTTACCCAGTCAATTTATGGAAAACTGGTGCTACGATCGCGCTACGTTGATGGGAATGGCGAAGCACTATGAAACTGGAGAAACTTTACCAGAGCATTACTATCAAAAACTACTGGCTGCCCGCAATTACATGAGCGGTTCGGGGATGTTACGCCAATTGCACCTCAGTTTAGTAGATCTCGAACTCCATCACCGCTATCAACCTGGTAGTGCAGAAACTCCCAGTCAAGTGCGCCAGAGAATTGCAAAAAACACCACTGTTTTACCACCTTTGCCGGAAGATGCGTTTTTGTGCGCGTTTGGACACATCTTCGCTGGCGGTTACGCGGCTGGATATTACAGCTATAAGTGGGCT encodes:
- the aroC gene encoding chorismate synthase, producing MGNTFGHLFRVTTFGESHGGAVGVIIDGCPPLLEISPEEIQVELDRRRPGQSKITTPRKESDTCEILSGMFEGKTLGTPIAIMVRNQDTRPQDYEEMSVTYRPSHADATYDAKYGIRNWQGGGRSSARETIGRVAAGAIAKKILHQVAGVEIVGYVKQIKDLEANIDPHTVTLAQVESNIVRCPNAESAEAMIKLIEQVTREKDSIGGVVECVARNVPKGLGSPVFDKLEADLAKGVMSLPASKGFEIGSGFAGTLLTGSQHNDEFYTDAAGNIRTTTNRSGGIQGGIANGEDIVIRVAFKPTATIGKEQKTVNREGAETTLAAKGRHDPCVLPRAVPMVEAMVALVLCDHLLRDRGQCRVFTP
- a CDS encoding M3 family metallopeptidase — protein: MTTATMTQNPLLIGKGLPPFEQIKPEHVVPAMKEILAELEAKLTDLEANIAPTWTGLVIPLTEIEERLGWTWGVVGHLMGVKNSPELRQAYEEIQPEVVQFITRFSQSKALYQGFKGIRNSETWDSLEPAQKRIVEAALRDAELSGVGLEGEQRDRFNQIQLELAEITTKFSNNVLDATQAFQLKLTEAAEVDGLPASDLSLAAQTARSKGEENATPEAGPWVITLDYPSYVPFMKYATNRELREKVYRAFISRAASGDLDNNPIIERVLKLRQKKAEILGFSSYAELSLAKKMAPDVAAVEKLLEELRQVSYDAAAKDLEELKAFAGIEDLKPWDTAFWAEKQQEAKFAFTDEELRPYFALPQVLNGLFELAQRIFNVNITPADGQAPVWHEDIRYFKVENERGEAIAYFYLDPYSRPAEKRGGAWMNDCVGRAKMTVEGKVTTRLPVAYLICNQTPPVDDKPSLMTFDEVSTLFHEFGHGLQHMLTQVDYPAAAGINNVEWDAVELPSQFMENWCYDRATLMGMAKHYETGETLPEHYYQKLLAARNYMSGSGMLRQLHLSLVDLELHHRYQPGSAETPSQVRQRIAKNTTVLPPLPEDAFLCAFGHIFAGGYAAGYYSYKWAEVLSADAFAAFEEAGLDDETAVQQTGKRFRDTVLALGGSQHPMDVFQAFRGREPQTEALLRHSGLLAA